In Daphnia magna isolate NIES linkage group LG6, ASM2063170v1.1, whole genome shotgun sequence, the following are encoded in one genomic region:
- the LOC116925540 gene encoding phospholipid-transporting ATPase ID isoform X1 produces MKMNRAEMNCRSEVVNERHADGSLSPSSLLLRPTTGDNDGSQWASDRRKRRATARTRRVRVDRQTERLRSAPDVDPCSGRCSSMAGGQDESLCSPLPAASAYQEAQTWQQQQRRLNKPIDATMDSATVTPPCEGANPGINGGQPDQPKPPIRRDLGSRSRSAEAMGTPSLDGSSHGKSRRILPSLRRISTTPLKPRRRSSSESSESSCPSAPTAPKQPARPSPLRSAAVAAARKTRRLFGAKSNDISPENERRIRANDTAYNSQFNYSDNYIQTSKYTLLSFVPVNLLEQFQRLANFYFLCLLVLQFIPFISSLTPVTTAVPLIGVLLLTAIKDAYDDFQRHRSDSQVNNRKSHVLLNGKSVEERWHKVQVGDIIRMENDQFIAADLLLLTTSEPNGLCYIETAELDGETNLKCRQCLMETAEMGQDEARIGGFDGEIVCEPPNNHLNKFEGRLTWKGKQYSLDNEKILLRGCVLRNTQWCYGVVIFAGRDTKLMQNSGKTKFKRTSIDRLLNFIILGIVFFLLSMCLFCTIACGVWETVTGQYFRSYLPWDPLIPAEPPAAGSTVIALLIFFSYAIVLNTVVPISLYVSVEVIRLAQSFLINWDQQMYYEKSQTPAKARTTTLNEELGQIEYIFSDKTGTLTQNIMSFNKCSIGGTCYGDVFDANNGEVIEPNENTKTVDFSFNPLHEQTFKFYDQTLVDSNREQDPTCHEFFRLLALCHTVMPDEKNGKLEYQAQSPDEGALVSAARNFGFVFKARTPDSVTIEVMGKTEVYELLCILDFNNVRKRMSVILRGPNGKIRLYCKGADSIVYDHLQSGNDDIKNKTQEHLNKFAGEGLRTLCLAIRDVDEAYFEDWKERHHEASVSLKSREERLDKLYEEIEQNLTLLGATAIEDKLQDGVPQTIANLAIAGIKIWVLTGDKQETAINIGYSCQLLTDEMVDIFIVDGQNVEDVELQLIKCRESLRGYARSQVQTALSGISDRGYSSSIGGEMEDMACGPGLTGIDEDNNTGYALVINGHSLVYALQTKLEKLFLDVGTQCKAVICCRVTPLQKAMVVDLVKKYKQAVTLSIGDGANDVSMIKTAHIGVGISGQEGMQAVLASDYSIAQFRYLERLLLVHGRWSYLRMAKFLRYFFYKNFAFTLCHFWFAFFCGFSAQTVFDPMFISVYNLFYTSLPVLALGIFDQDVNDVNSLKYPKLYTPGHLNLLFNKEEFFRSAVHGCLTSCVLFFIPYGAYFDGASHQGHTTSDHQLIGSVVATILVVVVTVQIALDTAYWTVFNHITIWGSLVWYFALQYFYNFVIGGSYVGSLTKAMGEATFWFTLVLSIVIVMIPVVAWRFYFFDVHPTLADRVRFKQRLPRIRPRKSQDFARTPSARRSRQSLRSGYAFAHQEGFGKLITSGKIMRKTVLNFGSKASSNNAANNNSGSVHNVSTGGGLASVADQSDGPVSGIFYHPMGEDDRSVQPSTRQSHNGSSVQPRPSAVAYARTGINSSRPRLQDPYAITVDLESGGEPALPNTMST; encoded by the exons ATGAAGATGAACCGAGCGGAAATGAATTGCAGGAGTGAAGTAGTGAATGAAAGACACGCGGATGGATCGTTGTCACCGTCGAGCCTTTTACTGCGCCCAACCACCGGCGACAATGACGGATCGCAATGGGCCAGCGACCGACGGAAGAGAAGGGCAACAGCTCGAACGCGAAGAGTTCGAGTCGACAGGCAGACGGAGCGCTTACGCTCTGCTCCGGATGTTGATCCATGTTCCGGCCGCTGTTCGTCGATGGCCGGCGGACAAGATGAGTCGCTATGTTCTCCATTACCCGCGGCATCCGCATATCAGGAAGCGCAGACATggcagcaacagcagcgacG CCTGAACAAGCCGATCGATGCTACCATGGATAGCGCCACAGTGACACCCCCTTGCGAAGGAGCCAATCCCGGAATCAACGGCGGCCAACCGGATCAACCCAAGCCGCCCATACGACGTGATTTAG GTTCCAGATCGCGGAGCGCAGAGGCGATGGGCACGCCGTCGCTGGACGGAAGTAGCCACGGCAAAAGTCGGCGGATCTTGCCATCGTTGAGGCGCATATCAACAACACCTTTGAAACCGAGACGTCGGTCTTCGTCCGAATCGTCGGAATCGTCGTGTCCGTCGGCGCCGACGGCTCCTAAACAGCCGGCCAGGCCGAGCCCGTTGAGGAGCGCGGCCGTGGCCGCAGCGCGCAAAACTCGCCGTTTATTCGGCGCTAAATCCAATGACATTTCAcctg AAAACGAAAGACGGATACGGGCCAACGACACGGCTTACAATTCGCAGTTCAACTATTCA GATAATTACATTCAGACGTCCAAGTACACGCTGCTGTCGTTCGTGCCGGTCAACTTGCTCGAACAGTTCCAGCGGTTAGCGAATTTCTATTTCCTGTGCCTTTTGGTGCTTCAGTTCATCCCGTTCATCTCGTCGCTGACGCCCGTCACCACTGCCGTGCCTCTCATCGGTGTCCTCCTCCTAACGGCCATCAAAGACGCCTACGATGATTTC CAAAGACATCGCAGCGACTCGCAGGTGAACAATCGAAAGTCGCACGTCTTGCTCAACGGCAAGTCGGTGGAAGAGCGTTGGCACAAAGTGCAGGTGGGCGACATCATTCGCATGGAAAACGATCAGTTCATCGCGGctgatcttcttcttttgaccaCGTCCGAGCCCAACGGCCTCTGTTACATTGAAACGGCTGAGCTGGACGG GGAGACCAATTTGAAATGCCGCCAGTGCCTGATGGAAACGGCCGAGATGGGCCAGGATGAGGCGAGGATAGGCGGTTTCGACGGAGAGATCGTTTGCGAACCGCCCAATAACCACCTGAACAAATTCGAGGGCCGATTGACGTGGAAGGGCAAGCAGTATTCGCTGGACAACGAAAAAATCCTGCTGAGGGGTTGCGTCCTTCGCAACACGCAGTGGTGCTACGGCGTCGTCATCTTCGCCGGCCGCGACACGAAGCTCATGCAGAATTCGGGCAAGACGAAATTCAAAAGGACTTCGATTGATAGGCTGTTGAATTTCATCATCCTCGGG ATTGTCTTCTTTCTACTTTCAATGTGCCTGTTTTGCACGATCGCGTGCGGAGTGTGGGAGACGGTGACGGGCCAATATTTCCGCTCCTACCTACCGTGGGATCCGCTGATTCCGGCCGAGCCACCGGCCGCCGGATCGACCGTCATTGCCTTGCTGATTTTCTTCTCGTACGCCATCGTTCTGAACACGGTCGTGCCCATTTCGCTGTACGTCAGCGTCGAGGTGATCCGCTTGGCGCAGTCGTTTCTCATCAACTGGGATCAGCAGATGTACTACGAGAAGTCGCAGACGCCGGCCAAGGCGCGCACTACCACCTTGAACGAAGAGCTCGGCCAAATCGAGTACATTTTCTCCGACAAGACGGGCACGTTGACGCAGAACATCATGTCGTTCAACAAGTGCTCCATAGGTGGCACGTGCTACGGCGACGTTTTTGACGCAAACAACGGCGAGGTCATCGAGCCCAACGAG AATACCAAAACAGTGGATTTCTCTTTTAATCCACTTCACGAACAAACGTTCAAGTTTTACGATCAGACGCTTGTGGATTCGAATCGTGAACAAGATCCTACCTGCCATGAATTCTTCCGACTTTTGGCACTCTGTCACACCGTCATGCCCGACGAGAAAAATG ggaaacTTGAATACCAAGCACAATCGCCGGATGAAGGAGCTTTGGTTTCAGCAGCTCGCAATTTTGGTTTCGTCTTTAAAGCTCGAACGCCGGATTCTGTCACCATCGAG GTGATGGGCAAAACAGAAGTTTACGAGTTGTTGTGTATCTTGGATTTCAACAACGTTCGTAAACGGATGTCGGTCATTCTGCGTGGACCCAATGGAAAGATCCGACTTTATTGCAAAGGAGCAGATTCCATCGTCTACGATCATCTCCAGTCGGGCAATGACGACATTAAGAACAAGACTCAAGAACATCTGAAT AAATTTGCTGGCGAAGGCTTAAGAACGTTGTGTTTGGCAATCCGTGACGTGGACGAAGCTTATTTTGAAGACTGGAAGGAACGACATCACGAAGCTTCCGTTTCACTGAAATCGCGAGAAGAACGTCTGGACAAACTGTACGAAGAAATCGAACAAAATCTGACACTGTTGGGTGCAACAGCCATTGAAGATAAACTTCAGGACGGG GTACCACAAACTATTGCCAATCTTGCCATAGCAGGAATTAAAATTTGGGTGTTGACTGGAGATAAACAAG AAACTGCCATCAACATTGGCTATTCTTGCCAGCTGTTGACCGACGAAATGGTCGATATTTTTATAGTCGACGGCCAGAACGTCGAAGATGTCGAGCTGCAATTAATCAAATGTCGAGAATCTCTACGTGGATACGCCCGCAGTCAAGTCCAAACTGCTCTCAGTGGCATCAG TGATCGTGGCTATTCGTCCAGCATCGGCGGCGAAATGGAGGACATGGCGTGTGGACCAGGATTAACTGGAATCGACGAGGACAACAACACGGGTTACGCCTTAGTCATCAACGGCCATTCGTTGGTCTACGCCCTGCAGACCAAGTTGGAAAAACTGTTTCTCGATGTCGGTACTCAAT GCAAAGCAGTCATTTGCTGCAGAGTGACACCACTTCAGAAAGCCATGGTTGTCGATTTGgtgaaaaaatacaaacaagcCGTCACGCTATCTATCGGTGATGGAGCCAACGACGTATCAATGATCAAAACAGCCCACATTGGAGTTGGCATCAGCGGTCAGGAAGGCATGCAG GCCGTCTTGGCGTCAGATTACAGCATTGCCCAATTTCGGTATCTCGAACGTTTGCTGCTCGTTCACGGACGTTGGTCCTACCTTCGCATGGCCAAATTTCTGCGCTACTTCTTCTACAAGAATTTTGCCTTTACCCTTTGCCATTTCTGGTTCGCCTTCTTTTGTGGATTCTCCGCCCAG ACTGTTTTTGATCCGATGTTCATCTCGGTATACAACCTGTTCTACACGTCCCTGCCAGTTCTAGCGTTGGGTATCTTCGACCAAGACGTCAATGACGTCAACAGCCTCAAGTACCCCAAGCTATACACGCCCGGCCATCTGAACTTGCTGTTCAACAAGGAGGAATTCTTCAGGAGCGCCGTGCACGGATGCCTCACGTCCTGTGTGCTCTTCTTCATTCCCTACG GTGCCTATTTTGACGGTGCCTCCCATCAAGGGCACACGACTTCGGATCATCAGCTGATTGGCAGCGTCGTCGCGACCATCCTGGTCGTTGTCGTCACGGTGCAAATCGCACTCGACACGGCCTACTGGACGGTCTTCAATCACATCACCATCTGGGGCTCGCTCGTCTGGTATTTTGCCCTGCAATATTTTTACAATTTCGTCATCGGCGGCTCCTATGTCGGATCGCTCACCAAG GCCATGGGAGAAGCGACGTTTTGGTTCACGCTGGTCTTGTCCATCGTCATCGTCATGATTCCGGTCGTTGCGTGGAGATTCTACTTTTTCGATGTCCATCCAACACTGGCGGATCGCGTTCGTTTCAAGCAGAGACTTCCGCGCATCCG GCCCCGCAAATCGCAGGACTTTGCGCGAACGCCATCGGCTCGCCGCAGTCGACAGTCGCTGCGCTCCGGCTACGCTTTTGCTCACCAGGAAGGTTTCGGCAAACTCATCACTTCGGGCAAGATTATGCGCAAGACGGTCCTGAATTTCGGCAGCAAAGCGAGCAGCAACAACGcggccaacaacaacagcggAAGCGTCCACAATGTGTCGACAGGCGGCGGCCTGGCGTCGGTGGCCGATCAGTCTGACG gtcCAGTTTCGGGCATTTTTTATCATCCGATGGGAGAGGATGATAGAAGTGTGCAACCCAGTACTCGCCAGTCTCACAATGGCAGTAGCGTCCAACCGCGACCGTCGGCCGTCGCCTATGCGCGGACGGGCATCAATAGTAGCCGGCCACGATTGCAGGATCCTTACGCCATCACCGTAGATCTGGAGTCTGGCGGGGAGCCTGCCTTACCCAATACAATGTCGACGTGA
- the LOC116925540 gene encoding phospholipid-transporting ATPase ID isoform X2: MKDTRMDRCHRRAFYCAQPPATMTDRNGPATDGREGQQLEREEFESTGRRSAYALLRMLIHVPAAVRRWPADKMSRYVLHYPRHPHIRKRRHGSNSSDENERRIRANDTAYNSQFNYSDNYIQTSKYTLLSFVPVNLLEQFQRLANFYFLCLLVLQFIPFISSLTPVTTAVPLIGVLLLTAIKDAYDDFQRHRSDSQVNNRKSHVLLNGKSVEERWHKVQVGDIIRMENDQFIAADLLLLTTSEPNGLCYIETAELDGETNLKCRQCLMETAEMGQDEARIGGFDGEIVCEPPNNHLNKFEGRLTWKGKQYSLDNEKILLRGCVLRNTQWCYGVVIFAGRDTKLMQNSGKTKFKRTSIDRLLNFIILGIVFFLLSMCLFCTIACGVWETVTGQYFRSYLPWDPLIPAEPPAAGSTVIALLIFFSYAIVLNTVVPISLYVSVEVIRLAQSFLINWDQQMYYEKSQTPAKARTTTLNEELGQIEYIFSDKTGTLTQNIMSFNKCSIGGTCYGDVFDANNGEVIEPNENTKTVDFSFNPLHEQTFKFYDQTLVDSNREQDPTCHEFFRLLALCHTVMPDEKNGKLEYQAQSPDEGALVSAARNFGFVFKARTPDSVTIEVMGKTEVYELLCILDFNNVRKRMSVILRGPNGKIRLYCKGADSIVYDHLQSGNDDIKNKTQEHLNKFAGEGLRTLCLAIRDVDEAYFEDWKERHHEASVSLKSREERLDKLYEEIEQNLTLLGATAIEDKLQDGVPQTIANLAIAGIKIWVLTGDKQETAINIGYSCQLLTDEMVDIFIVDGQNVEDVELQLIKCRESLRGYARSQVQTALSGISDRGYSSSIGGEMEDMACGPGLTGIDEDNNTGYALVINGHSLVYALQTKLEKLFLDVGTQCKAVICCRVTPLQKAMVVDLVKKYKQAVTLSIGDGANDVSMIKTAHIGVGISGQEGMQAVLASDYSIAQFRYLERLLLVHGRWSYLRMAKFLRYFFYKNFAFTLCHFWFAFFCGFSAQTVFDPMFISVYNLFYTSLPVLALGIFDQDVNDVNSLKYPKLYTPGHLNLLFNKEEFFRSAVHGCLTSCVLFFIPYGAYFDGASHQGHTTSDHQLIGSVVATILVVVVTVQIALDTAYWTVFNHITIWGSLVWYFALQYFYNFVIGGSYVGSLTKAMGEATFWFTLVLSIVIVMIPVVAWRFYFFDVHPTLADRVRFKQRLPRIRPRKSQDFARTPSARRSRQSLRSGYAFAHQEGFGKLITSGKIMRKTVLNFGSKASSNNAANNNSGSVHNVSTGGGLASVADQSDGPVSGIFYHPMGEDDRSVQPSTRQSHNGSSVQPRPSAVAYARTGINSSRPRLQDPYAITVDLESGGEPALPNTMST, from the exons ATGAAAGACACGCGGATGGATCGTTGTCACCGTCGAGCCTTTTACTGCGCCCAACCACCGGCGACAATGACGGATCGCAATGGGCCAGCGACCGACGGAAGAGAAGGGCAACAGCTCGAACGCGAAGAGTTCGAGTCGACAGGCAGACGGAGCGCTTACGCTCTGCTCCGGATGTTGATCCATGTTCCGGCCGCTGTTCGTCGATGGCCGGCGGACAAGATGAGTCGCTATGTTCTCCATTACCCGCGGCATCCGCATATCAGGAAGCGCAGACATggcagcaacagcagcgacG AAAACGAAAGACGGATACGGGCCAACGACACGGCTTACAATTCGCAGTTCAACTATTCA GATAATTACATTCAGACGTCCAAGTACACGCTGCTGTCGTTCGTGCCGGTCAACTTGCTCGAACAGTTCCAGCGGTTAGCGAATTTCTATTTCCTGTGCCTTTTGGTGCTTCAGTTCATCCCGTTCATCTCGTCGCTGACGCCCGTCACCACTGCCGTGCCTCTCATCGGTGTCCTCCTCCTAACGGCCATCAAAGACGCCTACGATGATTTC CAAAGACATCGCAGCGACTCGCAGGTGAACAATCGAAAGTCGCACGTCTTGCTCAACGGCAAGTCGGTGGAAGAGCGTTGGCACAAAGTGCAGGTGGGCGACATCATTCGCATGGAAAACGATCAGTTCATCGCGGctgatcttcttcttttgaccaCGTCCGAGCCCAACGGCCTCTGTTACATTGAAACGGCTGAGCTGGACGG GGAGACCAATTTGAAATGCCGCCAGTGCCTGATGGAAACGGCCGAGATGGGCCAGGATGAGGCGAGGATAGGCGGTTTCGACGGAGAGATCGTTTGCGAACCGCCCAATAACCACCTGAACAAATTCGAGGGCCGATTGACGTGGAAGGGCAAGCAGTATTCGCTGGACAACGAAAAAATCCTGCTGAGGGGTTGCGTCCTTCGCAACACGCAGTGGTGCTACGGCGTCGTCATCTTCGCCGGCCGCGACACGAAGCTCATGCAGAATTCGGGCAAGACGAAATTCAAAAGGACTTCGATTGATAGGCTGTTGAATTTCATCATCCTCGGG ATTGTCTTCTTTCTACTTTCAATGTGCCTGTTTTGCACGATCGCGTGCGGAGTGTGGGAGACGGTGACGGGCCAATATTTCCGCTCCTACCTACCGTGGGATCCGCTGATTCCGGCCGAGCCACCGGCCGCCGGATCGACCGTCATTGCCTTGCTGATTTTCTTCTCGTACGCCATCGTTCTGAACACGGTCGTGCCCATTTCGCTGTACGTCAGCGTCGAGGTGATCCGCTTGGCGCAGTCGTTTCTCATCAACTGGGATCAGCAGATGTACTACGAGAAGTCGCAGACGCCGGCCAAGGCGCGCACTACCACCTTGAACGAAGAGCTCGGCCAAATCGAGTACATTTTCTCCGACAAGACGGGCACGTTGACGCAGAACATCATGTCGTTCAACAAGTGCTCCATAGGTGGCACGTGCTACGGCGACGTTTTTGACGCAAACAACGGCGAGGTCATCGAGCCCAACGAG AATACCAAAACAGTGGATTTCTCTTTTAATCCACTTCACGAACAAACGTTCAAGTTTTACGATCAGACGCTTGTGGATTCGAATCGTGAACAAGATCCTACCTGCCATGAATTCTTCCGACTTTTGGCACTCTGTCACACCGTCATGCCCGACGAGAAAAATG ggaaacTTGAATACCAAGCACAATCGCCGGATGAAGGAGCTTTGGTTTCAGCAGCTCGCAATTTTGGTTTCGTCTTTAAAGCTCGAACGCCGGATTCTGTCACCATCGAG GTGATGGGCAAAACAGAAGTTTACGAGTTGTTGTGTATCTTGGATTTCAACAACGTTCGTAAACGGATGTCGGTCATTCTGCGTGGACCCAATGGAAAGATCCGACTTTATTGCAAAGGAGCAGATTCCATCGTCTACGATCATCTCCAGTCGGGCAATGACGACATTAAGAACAAGACTCAAGAACATCTGAAT AAATTTGCTGGCGAAGGCTTAAGAACGTTGTGTTTGGCAATCCGTGACGTGGACGAAGCTTATTTTGAAGACTGGAAGGAACGACATCACGAAGCTTCCGTTTCACTGAAATCGCGAGAAGAACGTCTGGACAAACTGTACGAAGAAATCGAACAAAATCTGACACTGTTGGGTGCAACAGCCATTGAAGATAAACTTCAGGACGGG GTACCACAAACTATTGCCAATCTTGCCATAGCAGGAATTAAAATTTGGGTGTTGACTGGAGATAAACAAG AAACTGCCATCAACATTGGCTATTCTTGCCAGCTGTTGACCGACGAAATGGTCGATATTTTTATAGTCGACGGCCAGAACGTCGAAGATGTCGAGCTGCAATTAATCAAATGTCGAGAATCTCTACGTGGATACGCCCGCAGTCAAGTCCAAACTGCTCTCAGTGGCATCAG TGATCGTGGCTATTCGTCCAGCATCGGCGGCGAAATGGAGGACATGGCGTGTGGACCAGGATTAACTGGAATCGACGAGGACAACAACACGGGTTACGCCTTAGTCATCAACGGCCATTCGTTGGTCTACGCCCTGCAGACCAAGTTGGAAAAACTGTTTCTCGATGTCGGTACTCAAT GCAAAGCAGTCATTTGCTGCAGAGTGACACCACTTCAGAAAGCCATGGTTGTCGATTTGgtgaaaaaatacaaacaagcCGTCACGCTATCTATCGGTGATGGAGCCAACGACGTATCAATGATCAAAACAGCCCACATTGGAGTTGGCATCAGCGGTCAGGAAGGCATGCAG GCCGTCTTGGCGTCAGATTACAGCATTGCCCAATTTCGGTATCTCGAACGTTTGCTGCTCGTTCACGGACGTTGGTCCTACCTTCGCATGGCCAAATTTCTGCGCTACTTCTTCTACAAGAATTTTGCCTTTACCCTTTGCCATTTCTGGTTCGCCTTCTTTTGTGGATTCTCCGCCCAG ACTGTTTTTGATCCGATGTTCATCTCGGTATACAACCTGTTCTACACGTCCCTGCCAGTTCTAGCGTTGGGTATCTTCGACCAAGACGTCAATGACGTCAACAGCCTCAAGTACCCCAAGCTATACACGCCCGGCCATCTGAACTTGCTGTTCAACAAGGAGGAATTCTTCAGGAGCGCCGTGCACGGATGCCTCACGTCCTGTGTGCTCTTCTTCATTCCCTACG GTGCCTATTTTGACGGTGCCTCCCATCAAGGGCACACGACTTCGGATCATCAGCTGATTGGCAGCGTCGTCGCGACCATCCTGGTCGTTGTCGTCACGGTGCAAATCGCACTCGACACGGCCTACTGGACGGTCTTCAATCACATCACCATCTGGGGCTCGCTCGTCTGGTATTTTGCCCTGCAATATTTTTACAATTTCGTCATCGGCGGCTCCTATGTCGGATCGCTCACCAAG GCCATGGGAGAAGCGACGTTTTGGTTCACGCTGGTCTTGTCCATCGTCATCGTCATGATTCCGGTCGTTGCGTGGAGATTCTACTTTTTCGATGTCCATCCAACACTGGCGGATCGCGTTCGTTTCAAGCAGAGACTTCCGCGCATCCG GCCCCGCAAATCGCAGGACTTTGCGCGAACGCCATCGGCTCGCCGCAGTCGACAGTCGCTGCGCTCCGGCTACGCTTTTGCTCACCAGGAAGGTTTCGGCAAACTCATCACTTCGGGCAAGATTATGCGCAAGACGGTCCTGAATTTCGGCAGCAAAGCGAGCAGCAACAACGcggccaacaacaacagcggAAGCGTCCACAATGTGTCGACAGGCGGCGGCCTGGCGTCGGTGGCCGATCAGTCTGACG gtcCAGTTTCGGGCATTTTTTATCATCCGATGGGAGAGGATGATAGAAGTGTGCAACCCAGTACTCGCCAGTCTCACAATGGCAGTAGCGTCCAACCGCGACCGTCGGCCGTCGCCTATGCGCGGACGGGCATCAATAGTAGCCGGCCACGATTGCAGGATCCTTACGCCATCACCGTAGATCTGGAGTCTGGCGGGGAGCCTGCCTTACCCAATACAATGTCGACGTGA